A window of Pseudomonas denitrificans (nom. rej.) genomic DNA:
GTGCAGCGCCCACGCCGGCTACCTGACCGGGCAGAACCTGCTGCTCGATGGCGGCGCCTATCCGGGCACCTACTGAGTCCTGCACCCTGGTCCCAGCACCGGTATCCCTGTAGGAGCGAGCCATGCTCGCGATCCGTCGGCAGGGCCGGCGCTGGCCATCGCAGCGGAAGTCTGCCATCGGACGAATTCCAACCCTACCGGCACCTGGCACCGAATCTCCCTGCAGAGTCGCCCTAAGGGCGCGGTCGCGGGCATGGCCCGCTCCTGCAATGGCGCCCGATGTTCAAGACAACCCAGCTACGCCGCCCCTACAATCACCCCGCCGCTCCCGAACAGGCCTGCCGATGAAAGCCCACTCCGACGAACTCAAGACCTTCGCCACGGTGATCGACTGCGGCTCCATCACCGCCGCCGCCGAACAGCTGGGGCTGACGCCCTCGGCCGTCAGCCGTGCGCTGTCGAAGCTGGAGGAAAAGCTCGGCACCACCCTGCTCAACCGCACCACGCGGCGCATGAAGCTGACCGAGGAAGGCGAGTTCTTCCTCGAGAATGCCCGGCACATCCTCGAACAGATGGACGCCCTGGAAGAGCGCCTGGCCCTGCGCCAGCAATCCCCGGCCGGTCGTCTGCGGATCAACGCGGCGTCGCCCTTCATGCTCCACGCGGTAGTGCCGCATATCGGCGCCTTCCGCGAGCGCTATCCGGACATCGAGCTGCAGCTCAACACCAACGACCTCAACATCGACCTGCTGGAACAGAGCACCGACATCGCCATCCGCATCGGCCACCTCGCCGACTCCAGCCTGCACGCCCGTCCGCTGGGCAGCAGCCGCCTGAATTTGCTCGCCGCTCCCCAATACCTTGAGCGCCACGGCACCCCGACCAACCTGGAAGAGCTGCTCGGCCACTCGCTGCTGGGCTTTACCCAGCCCGAGGCGCTGAACGTCTGGCCGATCCGCCACGCCGGGGGCGACACCCTCACGGTCGACCCATCGCTGTCCGCCTCCAGCGGCGAGACCTTGCGCCAGCTGGCCATCGGCGCCCAGGGCGTCGCCTGCCTCGCCAGCTTCATGACCTGTGACGACATCCGCGCCGGCCGACTGGTGCGCGTGCTGCCGGAGATGACCAGCGAGCGCCGCCAGCCGATCCACGCGGTGTACTACCGCAACTCGCAGCTGGCGCTGCGCATCCAGTGCTTCCTCGACTTCATCCAGGAGCGTCTGGCGCAGTCGCTGCACGCCACCGGCTAAGCCAAGAAATTTCCCACAGCCGGAAAACCTCGACCACACTCAACAGGGTTCGCGACGCTCCACCGCCGGGGCGTCTTCCCGCAGAGATCGAGGGCCTGGCATGTCACCCATGCTGCTGTACCTGCGCGCCATCATCCATCCTGGCCGCGATACCCTGCTGTTCGCCCTGCGCACCGTGCTCGCGGGGCTGCTGACGCTGTACCTGGCGTTCCTGCTCGACCTCGACCAGCCCAAGTGGGCGACCATGACCGTGGTGATCATCAGCACCCCGCTGGCCGGCATGACCCTGCAGAAAAGCTTCGCCCAGGTAATCGGCACCACCATCGGCGCCATGGTCGCCGTGGCCATCATGGCGCTGTTTCCCCAGGCGCCGCTGCCCTTCATCGTTACCCTGGCGCTGTGGCTGGCGCTCTGCACGGCCGGCGGCACCCTGATGCGCTTCACCTACTCCCACGCCTTCGTCCTCAGCGGCTTCACCGCGGTGATAGTCGCGCTGCTGGCCCAGCCGGCGCCCGAATCCACCTACACCCTGGCCATCACCCGCGTCACCGAAACCCTGCTGGGCGTTGCCTGCGTGACCCTGGTCAGCCTGTTCTTCGCCCGGCCGCAGAGTGTCGCGCGCGGTTATTTCGCCAAGGTCGACCAGTTGATCCGCCTGATTGCCGTGCACGCCGCCGCGGTGATCCGCGGCGAGGAGCTGGAGGAAGACTTCCAGCAACGCCAGAAGCAACTGCTGGGCGAGATAGCCGCCCTGGAAATGCTGCGCCGCCACCTGTATTTCGACGCCCCGCGGCTGCGCGGCGCCGATGAACTGGTGCAGCAACTGGCCAACCAGCTGGTGCTGATGACCTCGCGCCTGGCCATCCTGCGGCGCCAGCGCAAGCTGATCGAAGCGCGCCTGAGCGGCCCGCTGCCCGAATCCGTGCGGCGCCTGCGCGAGGACGAACTGGCCTGCCTTGCCGAGCTGGCCGAGTTCGGCCGCGACCTGCCCGGCGCCACCCGCAAGCGCATCACTCAGCTGCGCCAGCGCTTCGACGCCGCCGCACGGCAGGCGGAGGAACTGGCCGACGGCCTGCCCACGTCACTGCGTTCACTGGCCTGGGCGCTGCGCTTCGAGCAGGCGCGGCTGATGCAGCAACTCGACGAGATGATCGAGCTGAGTGAGGCGATCCAGGAGGGCCGCCCCGGCAGCAGCTCCTACCCGCAGAGCCAGGCCCACGCCCTGCACCTGGATTTCCACCTCGCCGCGATGAACGCCACCCGCGCGTTCGTCGCGCTGTGCTGCGCCGGCTGGATCTGGATCGAGACCGCCTGGGACGGCGCCCGCGCCGGGATGATCCTGATCGGCATCCTCTGCTCCCTGCTCGCCACCTTCCCGCGCCCGCTGATGGCGAGCCTGGCCTACATGCGCGGGCTGGCCATGGCGCTGGTGGCGGCGGCGCTGCTGCAGTTCCTGCTGCTGCCCAGCGTTGGCGACTTCGAGATGCTCGCGCTGTTCCTCACGCCGCTGCTGTACGTGATCGCAGTCGGGCTGGCCAACCCGCAGACAGCGGGGATCGGCATCGGTCTGGGCTTATCGACCTTCCTGCTGGTCGGCCCACAGAACCAGGGCGCGTGGATCAACACCTCGCTGCAATGGTTCGAGTTCGCCGGCGGCTACGTCAGTGCCGGTGTGCTGGCGTTGCTGGTCTACGCCTGGGTGTTCCCCTTTGACGCCGATGCGCGTCTGCGCCGCCAGTCGCGCCGCACTCGCGCCGAGGTGCGCTCGGTACTGCTGTCCAAGCCCAGCGAAGCTCGCCGCTTCCTGTTCGAGAGCCGCATGGTGGATCGCCTGGCGATCATGCTCGGGTTGTTGCCGGCGGCGCGCGACAACCAGTCCGGCGAGCGCTTCCAGTGCAGCCTGGCGAGCATGACCCTGGGTGTGGTGCTGCACCAGCTGCGCCGCGAGAGCCTGAACCCCAACGGCCTGCCGCAGGCGCTGCGCGAGCGCCTGTCACTGCTGCTGGATGAACTCGCCGCCTGCCTCGACCAGCCACCCGCCGCGCCGCTGCACCGGGTACTGCCGGCCATGCGCGAGCTGGGCAGCGAGCTGGACGAGCTGCAAAGCCACGGCAACTACCCCAGCGGCGACGCCATGCGCCCGGTGTTCGTCAGCGGCGTCGCGCTGCTGGTGGCCGCCGACCTGCTGGAACGCTTCCGCGACCTCTACGGCGAATCCGCCGACCTTCATGATGACCACGGGGAAGCCGCGCTGCATGCCCGTTGATATCGAACTGGGCGGGGTCTACCTGCCGCCGCTGGCCCAGGCGCTGCTGCTGGCCCTGCCGATCTTCCTGCTGCTGGACTGGAGCCTGCGTCGCCTCGGCGTCCTGCGTCTGGTCTGGCACGAGGCGCTGTTCGAAGGCGCACTTTATGCCTGCATCGGCGCAGGCCTGATCCTGCTCATGGGAGCCCTGCACTGAATGGCCAGCCTGCGCAAAGCCGTCCCGCCACTGATCACCCTGGCCGTGGTCGCGCTCGCCCTGATCCTCGGTTACTTCGCCTGGACCTACTACACCCGCGCGCCCTGGACCCGCGACGCCCGCGTGCGCGCCGACGTGGTGACGCTCTCGGCGGACGTCACCGGGCGTATCGTCGAACTGCGGGTGAAGGACAACCAGCACGTCAAAAAGGGCGAGCTGCTGCTGACCATCGATCCGGCGCGCTACGAACTGGCGGTGCTGCACGCCGACCGCGCGGTGGAAGTTGCCCGTGCCGCACTCGGCCAGTCCCAGGCGGCCATCACTGCCAACCAGGCGCTGTTGCAGCAGCGCCACAACGAGGAGGTCCGCCGCCGGGCGCTGAAGGCGCGCTCGGCGATCTCCAACGAGGAATGGGAGAAGGCGCAGACCGACGTCACCGTGGCCGAGGCCCAACTGCTGCGCGAACAGGCCAACCTGGGCCTGGCGCAAGCCAATGTGGCGCTCTCCGAAGCCGCGCAGAAGCAGGCACGCCTGGACCTGGAGCGCACCCAGGTGATGGCGCCGGTGAACGGCTACGTGACCAACCTGCTGACCCGCGCCGGTGATTACGCCACGGCCGGCCATTCACTGGTGGCGCTGGTGGACAGCGACTCCTTCTACGTCGGCGGCTACTTCGAGGAAACCAAGCTGCCGCGTATCCGCGAGGGGGACCGGGTGGACGTGCAGCTGATGAGTGGCGAGCGCTTCGACGGCCGCATCGAGAGCATCGCCTTCGCCATCACCGACCGCGAGAACGCCCCCGGCGCGCGCCTGCTGGCCAACATCAACCCGAGCTATACCTGGGTGAAACTCGCCCAGCGCATCCCCGTGCGTATCGCCATCGCCCCCGACTACAAGGGCCGCGACCGCCTGCGCGCCGGCACCACCGCCACCGTCAGCGTGGTCGAAAGCGCTCGCTAGGCCCCTACCTTCCGATGGGCACGGGGAACTTTCATCACCGCCCCGTCATCAACCCATCGCGTGATTGTCACCCGCCCGGTGCAGCATGCCTTCAGCTTCCCGCATCCCGCGCGGACGCCTGCGCACGAGGATGACCCTTGCCCCGCCTTCGCCTTCTGGCCGCTTCCCTGCTGACCTGCACCACTCTCGCCCTGGTGGCCTGGCGTTCGCTGCCCACGCCACTGGAAGACGTGCCGAGCAGCAGCCTGTTCGCGCACAACTGGGCCCGCGGCGGGGTCGTCCTGCTGGTGCGCCACATGGAGCGTTGCGACCGCTCCACCGCCGAATGCCTGGGCGCCGCCGA
This region includes:
- a CDS encoding DUF1656 domain-containing protein, with product MPVDIELGGVYLPPLAQALLLALPIFLLLDWSLRRLGVLRLVWHEALFEGALYACIGAGLILLMGALH
- a CDS encoding LysR family transcriptional regulator; this encodes MKAHSDELKTFATVIDCGSITAAAEQLGLTPSAVSRALSKLEEKLGTTLLNRTTRRMKLTEEGEFFLENARHILEQMDALEERLALRQQSPAGRLRINAASPFMLHAVVPHIGAFRERYPDIELQLNTNDLNIDLLEQSTDIAIRIGHLADSSLHARPLGSSRLNLLAAPQYLERHGTPTNLEELLGHSLLGFTQPEALNVWPIRHAGGDTLTVDPSLSASSGETLRQLAIGAQGVACLASFMTCDDIRAGRLVRVLPEMTSERRQPIHAVYYRNSQLALRIQCFLDFIQERLAQSLHATG
- a CDS encoding biotin/lipoyl-binding protein; protein product: MASLRKAVPPLITLAVVALALILGYFAWTYYTRAPWTRDARVRADVVTLSADVTGRIVELRVKDNQHVKKGELLLTIDPARYELAVLHADRAVEVARAALGQSQAAITANQALLQQRHNEEVRRRALKARSAISNEEWEKAQTDVTVAEAQLLREQANLGLAQANVALSEAAQKQARLDLERTQVMAPVNGYVTNLLTRAGDYATAGHSLVALVDSDSFYVGGYFEETKLPRIREGDRVDVQLMSGERFDGRIESIAFAITDRENAPGARLLANINPSYTWVKLAQRIPVRIAIAPDYKGRDRLRAGTTATVSVVESAR
- a CDS encoding FUSC family protein, translating into MSPMLLYLRAIIHPGRDTLLFALRTVLAGLLTLYLAFLLDLDQPKWATMTVVIISTPLAGMTLQKSFAQVIGTTIGAMVAVAIMALFPQAPLPFIVTLALWLALCTAGGTLMRFTYSHAFVLSGFTAVIVALLAQPAPESTYTLAITRVTETLLGVACVTLVSLFFARPQSVARGYFAKVDQLIRLIAVHAAAVIRGEELEEDFQQRQKQLLGEIAALEMLRRHLYFDAPRLRGADELVQQLANQLVLMTSRLAILRRQRKLIEARLSGPLPESVRRLREDELACLAELAEFGRDLPGATRKRITQLRQRFDAAARQAEELADGLPTSLRSLAWALRFEQARLMQQLDEMIELSEAIQEGRPGSSSYPQSQAHALHLDFHLAAMNATRAFVALCCAGWIWIETAWDGARAGMILIGILCSLLATFPRPLMASLAYMRGLAMALVAAALLQFLLLPSVGDFEMLALFLTPLLYVIAVGLANPQTAGIGIGLGLSTFLLVGPQNQGAWINTSLQWFEFAGGYVSAGVLALLVYAWVFPFDADARLRRQSRRTRAEVRSVLLSKPSEARRFLFESRMVDRLAIMLGLLPAARDNQSGERFQCSLASMTLGVVLHQLRRESLNPNGLPQALRERLSLLLDELAACLDQPPAAPLHRVLPAMRELGSELDELQSHGNYPSGDAMRPVFVSGVALLVAADLLERFRDLYGESADLHDDHGEAALHAR